The DNA region CTGATCGGCAAGCTGCCTGCTCATGCCCTTCAGGTGGCCGGCACCGATGACGACGAGCACCTTGCGCGATGGCGCGGCAGCATCCATCCGCTGGCCGTTTTCGCGCAGGCGCGCGGCCATGTATTCGTCGCGCTCGGCGATCAGTGCGCGGTAAAGCGGTGCCGAGCCCTGGGCGAAATCGCTGAAGGCGCTTTCGAGCAGATCCGCCTGCTTCAGTTTCTCGATGTCTTCCTCGGGGATCTCCTCACGCTCGAACACGCTGCCGAGCATGCCGGCCATCAGGCCGAAGCGCTGGAAGAAACCGACGCTGCGCCAGGCGCGCTTGAGCGTGGTGCCGACTTCGCGATCCACCAGCCACACCGGAAGGTTGCGCGCGTCGGCGCCGTCCATCGCGGCCTTCATTTCCGCGCCCGGCTCGATGCCGTATTGCGCGGCGAGACGTTTCTGGAAGCCGCCGAGCACGAGGCTCGCGGCGACCATGCCGGCCTTGCCCTGACGGATGACCTGGAACAGATCCATCTGCTTGAACGCTTCCGGATCGCGGATGCCATGCGCACGACTGGCGCACAGTTCCACCGCCACCGCGTCGAAGTGCTCCGTTTCCAGTAGCGCATCCACCGCCTGCACGCTGGCGCGTGACACGTGCGCCGTGCCGAGAATGACGTAGTCGACGCCGTCGCGCGTCATGCGCTCGATGGGTTGGCCTTCCAGGGCGGCGGGCAGGGTGACGTCGTTCTCGGCAGGAATCATGCGCTCGGGTGTCCGTTGGATGTCTTAATCGCGAAAGCGCTTGGTGAGATCGGCATAGGCGTCGATACGACGGTCGCGCAGGAACGGCCAGATGCGGCGCACGTGCTCGCTGCGTTCCATGTCGACATCGACGATCAGCAGTTCACGACCGTCCGTACCGGCCTGGGCGAGGAACTCCCCCTGCGGACCGGCGACGAAGCTGGAGCCCCAGAACTGGATGCCGTTGCCGACGCTGGTCGGGTCCGCCTCGTAGCCCGTGCGGTTGCACGAGAGCAGGGGCAGGCCGTTGGCGACGGCATGGCCGCGCTGCACGGTGATCCATGCCTCGCGCTGACGCGCTTTTTCTTCGTCGGAGTCCTTCGGATCCCAGCCGATCGCAGTCGGGTAGAACAGGATATCGGCGCCGGCCAGCGCCATCAGGCGCGCGGCTTCGGGATACCACTGGTCCCAGCAGACGAGCACGCCGAGCTTGCCGACCGACGTCTGGATCGGATCGAAGCCCAGGTCGCCCGGCGTGAAGTAGAACTTCTCGTAGAACGCCGGATCGTCGGGGATGTGCATCTTGCGGTACTTGCCCGCGATGGCGGCCGAGCGATCGAAGACCACCGCGGTGTTGTGATACAGGCCGGTGGCGCGCTTCTCGAAGATCGAGGCGACGACGACGAGCCTGAGCTCTTCAGCAAGCTTGCCCAGGCGCTCGGTGCTCGGGCCGGGAATGGTCTCGGCGAGGTCGAACAGGTCGACGCTTTCGTGCTGGCAGAAGTACGGGCCGTTGTGCAGTTCCTGCAGCAGCACCAGCTCGACGCCGGCTCCGGCCGCGTCGCGCAGGGCCTGCTCGATCGCGTCGAGGTTGGCGTCGCGGCTGCCGCGGTCGGTTTCCTGGAGGAGGGCGACCTTGAGAGTCTTGCGGGACATGACTTCTTCCTTACTTGGCGATGGCGGCGGGCAGCTGCATGGTGATGCAATGCAGGCTTCCGTTCTGCCAGATCAACGGACGGCAAGGTACCTGGACGATCTCGCGGCCCGGATGGGCGAGGCCGATGATCCGTGCCGCTTCCGCGTCCACCGGATCGCCATACGCCGGCACGAGCACCGCGCCGTTGACGATCAGGTAGTTCGCATAGGACGCGGCCAGTCGACGACCATCGTCGAGGATCGGCTGCGCCCAGGGCAGCGGGTGCAACGGGTACGGCTTGCCATCCGGAGTGCGCAGTTCGGCGAGTTCCGAGGCCATCTGGCCCAGTTCCTCGAAGTGCGGGTCGCTGGCGTCGTCGCACGCCTGATACACGATGCCGCCGTCTTCGGAGAAGCGGGCCAGCGTGTCGATATGGGCGTCGGTGTCGTCGCCTTCAAGGTAACCGTGGTCCAGCCAGAGCACGCGGTTGGCGTGCAGCGTGGTGGCCAGCGTTTCGGTCATGGTTTCGCGCGACAGGTCCGGGTGACGCTGGTTGAGGCACTTCCACGTGGTGAGGATGGTGCCGCGACCGTCGCTCTCGATGCCGCCGCCTTCCAGCGCCCAGTCGATCCGCTTGTGCGGCAGACCGGACAGCACGCCACGCTCGAGCAGGCCGGAGATCAGCGCGTCGTCCTGCTCGGCGCCGAACTTGCCGCCCCAGCCGGTGAAACGGTAATCGTTGAGCAGCACACCGTCGGGGCCGGTCAGCGTGATCGGGCCGGAGTCGCGCAGCCAGGTATCGTCGTAGGGCAGTTCGATGAAGTGCAGGCGCGACATGTCGGCGCCGGCCTGCCCGGTGAGCAGCCGTGCGCGTTCACGCAGCTCGTCATCGGCGACGATGACGTGCAGCGGTTCGAAGCGGGTCACGGCGGCGGCCAGCGCCACATAGGTGCTCTCGACCTCGGCCAGACGGTCGGCCCAGTCGGTATCCGCGTGCGGCCAGGCGATCAGAACGCCGGCCTGCGGCTCCCATTCGGCGGGCAGGCGATACGAAGTGCGGTCGGTCATGGCGGACAACGGGGCAGCAAAGGAAGCCGGCTATTGTAGGGCTTCCTCGTTACCGCTGCTGTAATCCGCCGGTTACCTGGCGGCTTGCGGATTCAGGTTGTTGCCGGCAGGCGTATTGAGCACCGTGTGGACCACGTGGCTGCGCTCGAAATAGACGATGTAGCCCGGGTACATCCAGCGGTTGATGACCGGCTGCTTCGCACTGCCGCCGCCGCGCGAGTCGAGTCTGGACGTCGGCGCGCCGAACTGGCGTTCCACCTGGGCCATGCTCATGCCCTTCCTGGGCAGGTTCATGGCCTGCTCCTGCTGGACGCGGTTGACCAGCAGGCTGTCGCCCGCGTGAGCGGCCGGGACCATGGCGGCGGACACGAGCGCCAGGGCGATCGCGGTGAAAACAGGCTTGAAGGTGTTCATGATGGCTCCGTCGCGCTCCCCATGCGGCGCAGGACGTCGTTTTAACAGATCGCCTTCACCCACGCCATGGGGCGCGCCGCGCCGCCTTCACGGCTGTGTGCTGCGTCGCGTTTCCGGACGCGGGCAGGGCGGGGCAGTTATCATGGACGGTCGCTAGCCGCCAGTCTTCCCAATCCATGATCTCGTTTCGCAATCTTGCCCTTCGCCGGGGCAGCCGCACCCTGCTGTCGCAGATGGACCTCACCATCCAGAGTGGATGGAGCCTGGGTGTCATCGGCCGTAACGGCTGTGGCAAATCCACCCTGTTCGCCGCCCTCAAGGGCGAGCTGGAGCCGGAGGTGGGCGAGCTGGACATGCCTTCCAGGGTCCGGCTGGCGTCCGTCTCGCAGGAGACTCCGTCGCTGCCCGATCCCGCCATCGACTACGTGCTGGGTGGCGACGTCGAGGTCGCCGCGGCACTCAAGGCCGAAGCCGAGGCCTATGACCGCGAAGACTACGAGGCCGCCGCCGTGGCCAACCACCGTATCGAGGAACTCAACGGCTACGACGCACGTGCCCGCGCCGGTCGCCTTATGCATGGCCTGGGTTTCAGTCCGGAAACCCACGAGCGCGCCGTGTCCTC from Luteibacter mycovicinus includes:
- a CDS encoding TraB/GumN family protein; the encoded protein is MIPAENDVTLPAALEGQPIERMTRDGVDYVILGTAHVSRASVQAVDALLETEHFDAVAVELCASRAHGIRDPEAFKQMDLFQVIRQGKAGMVAASLVLGGFQKRLAAQYGIEPGAEMKAAMDGADARNLPVWLVDREVGTTLKRAWRSVGFFQRFGLMAGMLGSVFEREEIPEEDIEKLKQADLLESAFSDFAQGSAPLYRALIAERDEYMAARLRENGQRMDAAAPSRKVLVVIGAGHLKGMSRQLADQQGDARSTADDLAVTPPASHWPKIVAVGVVLAIFAAIGFAFYRSPSLGADAVKSWILLTGGLSALGALIAGGHPLSIIAAFIAGPLKPFRPGIPSGAFSAMAEAWVRKPRVLDFEHLRDDITHWTGWWKNRVARTLLNFFLVCVGTIAGEYIAGFHIIKSLL
- a CDS encoding carbon-nitrogen hydrolase, translated to MSRKTLKVALLQETDRGSRDANLDAIEQALRDAAGAGVELVLLQELHNGPYFCQHESVDLFDLAETIPGPSTERLGKLAEELRLVVVASIFEKRATGLYHNTAVVFDRSAAIAGKYRKMHIPDDPAFYEKFYFTPGDLGFDPIQTSVGKLGVLVCWDQWYPEAARLMALAGADILFYPTAIGWDPKDSDEEKARQREAWITVQRGHAVANGLPLLSCNRTGYEADPTSVGNGIQFWGSSFVAGPQGEFLAQAGTDGRELLIVDVDMERSEHVRRIWPFLRDRRIDAYADLTKRFRD
- a CDS encoding agmatine deiminase family protein; translation: MTDRTSYRLPAEWEPQAGVLIAWPHADTDWADRLAEVESTYVALAAAVTRFEPLHVIVADDELRERARLLTGQAGADMSRLHFIELPYDDTWLRDSGPITLTGPDGVLLNDYRFTGWGGKFGAEQDDALISGLLERGVLSGLPHKRIDWALEGGGIESDGRGTILTTWKCLNQRHPDLSRETMTETLATTLHANRVLWLDHGYLEGDDTDAHIDTLARFSEDGGIVYQACDDASDPHFEELGQMASELAELRTPDGKPYPLHPLPWAQPILDDGRRLAASYANYLIVNGAVLVPAYGDPVDAEAARIIGLAHPGREIVQVPCRPLIWQNGSLHCITMQLPAAIAK